The DNA window tcagtttatagcttatgtagacctgtgtgtgattttcttgggagtaaatggctgggggacctggtgggacagaaaccccccAGACAACAACAGATGATCCACACTGGAAGGATGAAGAACCTGGGGTCTGATGTCAACAGAGGGTATCAGAAACATCTTTAGACACATTCATTTCAGATGTAGAAGCAGGGTTTTCCCACCAACTGCTTCATATCTGAGCTACCTGCTGGAAGGGGCTACACACTTCGAGGATGGATTTTTTCCACCTTAGTTAATCCTTTTGGTAAACTCTCTAAGATATACCCAGAggttgtctcctaggtgattctaaatcccattAAGTGGACTAGTCGGCAAGTCCTAATGTAGTTTACGCACCTCTATCAGAGACGAACAGGTATAACATTAGTAAGAAGCAGGAAAATAAGATCGTGACCCATTCTGATAAATACAATTAAgaggatgaagaaaaaaatttaaatagtgaATTGGAGGGAGTTGTCAATGTTGGCCTCCACAGTGACTTtcctgagagaaaaaaaaaatatcaaagcagTGGCTCTGAGAATGACTAGAACCAGTcgggcagaggtgggaggaatgAGTGATTTATAGAAACTTTGTACATTGGTATCTATAGTTAGTAGATGGGTAGAAGGATAGATGTGATATATAGGTACATTGGTATCTATAGTTAGCAGATGAGTAGATGGAGCGATGTGATATATTCACACACTGATATCTATAGTTAGTAGATGGGTAGAAGGAGAGATGTGATATATGCACACACTGATATCTATAGTTAGTAGATGGGTAAACGAATAGATACATTACAGAAACAGATCCCAAGACATGAATTACACTTGACAGATAACTCAGCTTTACTGTTAGCTGACGTTCTGATCTTAGTTAATGCTCTAAGCACTAGGACCCCAAATCTTTGTATCATAGTTTTCTTGGTGCTACAACATCATTTTTTTGATGTTCTTCCTGATTAGTGGACTTTACCTTGTAATGTAGTTGGTTACAGTCTTCtagcagaaattttatttttccaatttttaaaagtaagctgGCATGTTTACAGAATCACGAACAGCAGGTCAGGATAGTCATTTTGATATAGCCCATGTctctatttttctatatttttgggAGGGGGTTAATACTTTTTTGAAGATAAATTATTATgtcatttcctctcttccctttcctccctctcactTACTGTCAAGTCTATCTGACTGCCTGTCTATACATAAcatctatgtacacacacacacagcccatgcAATCCATGTATTgttgttacatgtatgtatatggtatCAGAACTGACCATATCCATGgtgtattggataaccaactgggGGCCTCTTTCCTGGGAAGATTATTTCTCTTGCTATCCATGTCCcataattgcctgtagttctttgtctatggtTAAGGCCCCCTGATATTCCCCCCTCCATGGTAGCATGTCTTTTGGTATTGTCCTTGTTAGCTAGACAGCCATGTTGATGACAGCTGATGGGTGgagtttctctgtcatttctacaagacacaatctcatagcaaacattctgtgcctctggctcttacaatctttccgaCCCGTCTTCTGCCATGAtccttgagccttaggtgcaggggTTGTGTTCTGGATATATCAGTTCAGAACGAACACCATTACCTCTCTATTTGTCAAGGCAACTTAGATACAGTTCCTCGTTGTAAAGAGCAAATAAAATTCCCAGAGACCGTGAATGTTTGATCCTCAGGCAAGGCTGCAGTAGGCTCAGCCTTAACTCTTTCCTACCATCTAACTCCCTTTTACCTTTTCCAGGTTATGACAGAACTTgactcttttttatcttttttatcagACCGATGGCCTGTGCCAGGGTCCTAGGATTTCCCGTGGAAGGGAGAGatgaggaggagtggggggggcACATGACTAGGAGGACTGGGAAAATGTGGTTAGAGAGTTTGACATGAGCTAGACTATGTGAACCTCATGCCTTAGCAATAGGTTAGAATTTGATTCTAAACATTATGGGATTTAGGTACAACCCCCTGTACCTAGGAAAAAGTATGATTTGGCGGGAGTCATTTTGGAAACACGAAGAATCTCGAGCATGCTTGAGTCACCAAACCTAAGGCCACTGTCACCATATTTCAATGACATTGTTATTTAAATAACTACTAATGTCTCTGTCATTCTCAAAATTCTAAGCGATACACCTTCACACTGTCACCTACCATTCATTCCATAAAGCAGGGgttgggtgtggtgtggtgttcCACTTGCGCAGTCCCTATTCCTAACCACTAGGTGGAGCAGTCCTCTTGGCTTCTGACTAAAAAATACCCGCGTGGACTTTTTAGGGTAAAGCAAGAAGGAAGCTTCTGGTTAAAAGAATAAGTCATGAAATCCAAGCAACCCGCAGTCACAGGTGTGAGGCAGCTGCCCAGGATAGCGCTCCAGCATCACAGGGCTTCCTGTGAGCCAGAAACAACCCTTTTTATGCTAGGCTCCAGAGGTACCGGTTTTTTACTTCAGCAGTGTATAACCTATTCCTGATTGGGGTCATTGTATCCTAGACCTGTAGCTGGTCTCAGGGCTTTGGGAAAACTTCAAAATAGGACGCCGAATATCGTGAATACattatgtgtgttttgtgaaGGAAGTGGATACATTTGTTCAATGTGAATAtgatctaaaaattattttaaaaaacattgacAGGATAAACTAACATGTTCTCTTAAGTATAGAATTTATTAATTGTATTCTTTTGTGATATTTCTTCTTGTTTGCCTtaaatttcttcttgtttttaatttattatttaatttctcattaaatttttgttatatacCATAATAGTTCCATAAAGATATTTCATTCAAATATATCAAGTATTTCAACCATATTCATCTTCTCCTACCCTTCTCTTTACCCTCTTTCCATTAATACTCTAAActcatttgtattttcatgtcatatatatgtGCGTATGGTGATCTATGTCTATGTAAAATCTAGGATCcgcaaatgagagaaaatatacgatatttgttcttctgagtctgagttacttGTTTCCCTTAATATGAAggaatattaatattcatattaATATGAAGTTGCATCCATTTTTCTTCACATGACCCAATTAAATTCTTCGTTGTGGCGAAATCAAACTTCATTGGGCATATGTAAAAgttgtctttatccattcatttattggCAGAGGCTGAGTCCATGACTTGGCGACTGCAAACAAAGCCGCAATCAACATGGATGTGCAATATCATCGTGTGTTCTGATTCAAAGTGCTTCGAGCCTACACCTAGAAGTGGCATGGGAGGCCCAGAGGGCCCAGAAGGCCCATGGGAggtctgttctctctcttcccctcctgagaaaccgccactcTAGTTTCCAGTACGGCTAGAGTAGTTGGTATTCTTGAAGCATTGTGTAAAgagttcccctttctccacatcctcaccagcaacTGATGCCGTTTATCTTCTTAGTTTTCGTTACTCTGGATGGAATAAGACAGAATGAACCTCAACGTAGCTTAAACTTGATGGTTAAGGATGCTGAACTAATTTTTCCTATATTTATTGACCAATTTCACTTCAtctcttgagaactatctgtctATTTCATTAGCTTATTTCTTGGctggtttgtctgttttttttttaatatttaggttatttgtttctttatatagTCTAGGTTTTAGTCCTGTGTCAGAGTGGAGAGCTAGCAATGATTTTTGTCCTGTTCTGTAGAcggttaaatttttatttattttattttactttattttatttattgattcagagaaaataatttgagcttgtttatttaaaatgtatttgcaatGAGCAACATTGCTTCTTATCAGAGACATGGCTAACAAAAGTAGGAATGCTATTATCTGTTTCAGGGCATCCAGCACAGATTTCACGATGGTGCAGGCATGAAGTTCATGTTTGGTTAAAACACAAAAAGGTAAAACAACGACTGTTTGAATGCTTGCTGTTTGTTTATATCCTTCATGGCTATTGAAACTCACAAAGTCCTCATGGCCGTTAAACGTCTTTAAAGAAAACTAGAGCCTTCACTTAGAGAGATTCTCATTAATGAACAAATCATAATCCATGCAGCTAAGCAGACCAGTGTGACACAGGGTTTCATATGTCACATGTATCCAACTTCCAGCCAGAAGAGCAGCCACATAATCACAGCGCCTCCACTCCAGGAAGTCTAGTAGCTTCTGTCTCTTATTTTAGGAAAGGAAATCATGGGATAGGAGGACAATAACTTGGCTGACAGTCACTACAGCCTAATAAAGGTGATGTCATTGCAGATCATCCCCCTGTATTCTGTCATCTCTCATAAGACTGAGTCAATTCTATTGGCCAACGATTCCCCCTTTTAACTTGTATTTGAAAGAGCCAAGGAAAGCAGGTACTGGGGAAGCCTATTCATGCATGAAATGCAATGTTTAGCAGGCTAGGGTCAGCCTGGAAGCTTtgtaaagaaaagaggaaagcatCGAAGGGAACCTTCGATGCTTTCAGAGAATATACCAGGATCAAGGGAATGTCATGGATgaaaaggaggagtggatggcgGGAATTAAATGCAAGGAGTGTTGCAAGCTCAGCTCTAAAATAGGAAGCTAATAAAAACTTAACATTTATTGGCCCAGTTAATATTTTCAGAGAAATGGCAGCAAGGTGCACATCCTAACAAGACTAGAAAATGCTAACTCATCCTATCTAGTGTGAATAGCCGTTATTCTTTCCCATTAAGGATCTTCGTAGACTCTTTAAAGACTCAGTTCATTAGGAAATTAAAGGTACCTGTGAGTTCCTCTGTGCCTTTGCTTATATTTGCTCGGAGAACAAGTTCATAGTGGCTGAGCTGTTCCTGAACACCTGGCCACTCATAATAACCTTAATAGCTTTCTTAAACCATGGATAAAATAAAGCATAGATCAAAGGATTCATGGCTGAGTTGTAATAAGCACACCAAACACAAATCTCATAAATGTAGGCAGGGGTGATGAATCCCATAAAAGCATCGATTAATGAATCAATGCTATATGGCAACCATGAGATCATGAATGCTATCACGGTGATTCCCAATGTTTtggctgcttttctctctctctttgccacTCTGGCTTTGTAATTTTCTGAGGATGATTCTGTTTTGCTACcaatattttctatctttttagcCTGTTGCCTAGCTACCAGGAAAATATTACCATACAGAATGATCATAACAAGAGTTggtataaaaaaggaaaggaaatctatCAGCACCCAGTTCTGATTCACAACTACCTGACACCCTCCTACACAGTTGAGGGCATTGGATAATTCTTCCAGGCCATCGTCATAGACCCCTGTGTAGAACACAGCACCACTGTACACCAGGGGCAGAATCCAGGAGATGCTGATGCAAATTCCTGACACAGACACCGTGAACTTGGTGGGATAGACCAGAGGGTCAGTGACAGCGATGTACCTGTCGATGGAGATGAAGCACAGGTGGAAGAGAGAAGCGTAACAAAATGCCACGTCACAGCAGGTGTGGAAGGTGCAGAAGCTTCTCCCAAAATACCAACAGCTCTCGACGGACCTGACCATGCTGAAGGGCATCACAGAGACGCCCACCCAGAAGTCAGCGCAGGCCAGAGAGGCGATGAGGAAATTGGTAGGAGAGTGC is part of the Arvicola amphibius chromosome 8, mArvAmp1.2, whole genome shotgun sequence genome and encodes:
- the LOC119821102 gene encoding trace amine-associated receptor 6; translation: MDSNSSPPAALQLCYENVNGSCVKTPYSPGPRVILYAVFGIGAVLAVFGNLLVIISILHFKQLHSPTNFLIASLACADFWVGVSVMPFSMVRSVESCWYFGRSFCTFHTCCDVAFCYASLFHLCFISIDRYIAVTDPLVYPTKFTVSVSGICISISWILPLVYSGAVFYTGVYDDGLEELSNALNCVGGCQVVVNQNWVLIDFLSFFIPTLVMIILYGNIFLVARQQAKKIENIGSKTESSSENYKARVAKRERKAAKTLGITVIAFMISWLPYSIDSLIDAFMGFITPAYIYEICVWCAYYNSAMNPLIYALFYPWFKKAIKVIMSGQVFRNSSATMNLFSEQI